CTATACCTGGACTTATAGTATGTATTATCATTGCTTATATTGGTAAATATTTAGGATTGCTTGTACCTACTATCGGTGGTGCAACTCTTTCAATATTTATTGGTATGTTATTTGGCAATACCCTTGGAAATAAAAAAATATATACCAAAGGTTCTAAATTTGCCGAAAGTAACCTTCTGTCATACTCAATAGTTTTACTTGGAGGAACATTAAGTGCTAAAACCATATTAGCACTTGGAGTATCTGGAGTAGGATTTATTGTAATTCAAATGTCACTAACTATAATAGCTGCTTTATTAATAGGTAAAAAACTTGGATTTTCTGATAATTTTAGATTTTTAATGGCTAGTGGAAATGCTGTTTGTGGTTCTTCTGCTATAGCATCAACAGCTCCAGTAATAAAGGCAAGTGATGATGATAAAGTAATTACTATTACAATTGTTAATCTTACTGGTACTATATTAATGATTCTACTACCAATAATTGCAAAAGTATTTTTTCATTCAGAAATTCTTAAAACTTCTGCTTTAATTGGAGGAACTCTTCAATCGGTAGGTCAAGTTGTTGCTAGTGGTAGCATGGTAAATGAAAATGTAAAAGATTTATCTACTATATTTAAAATAGTACGTATTATTTTCTTAGTTTTTGTAGTATTAATTCTTGGAAACTTAAAGAAAAAATCCTTACAACATTCACAAAATTCTTCTTCAAAATCAAAAATAAAAATTCCGTGGTATGTTATAGGATTTTTTATAATGTGTACTTTATTTACTTTAAATATTATCTCTCCTAAACTATCTAGTACACTAAAAAGTATAAGTAACTCTTTTGAAATAATAGCCCTTGCAGGTATAGGTATGAGCGTTAAATTTAAGGAACTTATTGCTCAAGGAATTAAAGCTTCTATTTATGGATTAAGTATAGCCCTAGTACAAATATTATCAGCCCTTCCCCTTATATCAATACTCCTTTAATTTTAATTATCCATATATTAACTTTTACATAAATTATTTAAAAATAAAAGTACCTAATGTGAATTTTAGGTACTTTTTTATACTAAATATTAACTTTACATATCCTTAACCATATTGTGAATCCATTTATTGGAATGAAATCTTCTTAATAGTATTACAACTTTTATAATTTCTTCAACAACAGTCATAAGCACTACTAAATAAACTGGGAATTTTAATATAAATGCAGCAAAAGCAGCCAATGGTATTCCTATAAACCATAATGTAAAAGCTTGAAGTAGAGAACCGTAAGTTGCATCTCCACCCCCTCTTAATATTCCAACTATTAATACATTGTTACAAACCTTAACTATTAATACTGCTGAATAAATATATAAAATATATAATGAAGATAATCTTACTGCTTGTGATATATTAAATATAGATATTATAGGTCTTGCCATAATTGCTAATATTACTGACAAAATTATAGATATTACAAAGGTTAACTTTGATATTCTTCTAGCATAAAGTTTGCCATTATCTTCTCTATTTGCACCAATTTCATTTCCTATGACAACTACAGATGCATTAGCAAGTCCAAATGTAATTATCATAAATAAATTCATAACGGTTGTACAAATTTGTATGGATGCTGCAGCACCAGTTCCTATTCTTCCGTAAATGGCAGCATATGTTACATTACCAAGTCCCCAACAAGCTTCATTTAGAACAATTGGAAGTGTAACTTTATAAATTGCATCTATAACTTTTTTAGATGGACTTATTAATTCCTTTATTTTAGCATTTAATACTTTATTATTAGCATACACAGAAATTAAAATAATCAAACATTCTGTAGTTCTAGCTATAACAGTGGCAAGTGCTGCTCCTTTTACTCCCATAGCAGTAACACCTAATTTTCCAAAAATAAATATATAGTTTAATACTCCGTTAGTAATAAGTCCTATAAAACTAGCTACCATTGGTAGTACTGTATTTTCTATACTTCTTAATGCTGCGGCATAATTAAAAGTAATAGATGAGAAAAAATAGCTTATAGCAACTATAACCAAATATTCACTACCTATTTTTATAACTCTAGGATCTTTATTGAATAAAGACATTATTTTTTCAGGAATTATAATACCTACAGACATAAATATAATTGATATAATTCCTCCTACCATAAGTCCTATTCCTAATGCTCTTTTAATATTTTCCTTATCTCTTTTTCCCCAAAGCTGAGCTATAAATACTCCACACCCTGCTCCTATACCCATTGCAATAAGACTATATAAAAAGTAATACTGATTTGCTATACCTACAGCTGCAAGTTCAACTTCTCCTACTTTACCAATCATAAGCGTATCTAACATATTTAAAGATGATGCTATAAGATTTTGTATAACAATAGGTATAGTTATTAAAAAAAGTCTCTTGTAAAATGCTTTATCTTTTACAAATTCATCAAAAAAACCTATTTTCACAATAAAACCCCTTTCCTTTTAAACAAAAAAATAAAACCCACTTTGAGTTTTTTTGTCAAAGTGGATTTCAACACTTCCGTAATAACAATACATTATTACGAACACAATATACATTTTTATAAAAAAAATTATATTAAAAATACTGATTTTTGTCAATATTAAGATAGAATAACTAACTAAATTATCTATCTATATAACCTTTTTTTAGCAATTCTTTAAATTCAAATTCTTCTACAGGTTTACTAAAATAGTATCCTTGTATTTCATCACAATTAGCCTCACATAATACATCAAGTTGCTCATTTAGTTCAACGCCTTCTGCAATTACATTAAGTCCTATTTTGTGTGCTAAATCTATTATGCCTTCCACTATAAATTTATCATTTTTATTTATGTGTATTGTATCTATAAATGATTTATCTAACTTTATTTTATTAATTGGAAGCATCTTTAAATAACTTAAAGATGAATATCCTGTTCCGAAATCATCTAAAGCAATTTTTACCCCTATATCTCTTATACTATTAAGTATATCCAAATTTGTTTCCTTAGATTCCATCATTACACTTTCAGTAATTTCTAATTCTAAACATTCCGGTGGTAATTTTGTTTTCTCTAAAATTTCTTTTAATTTTTCTATAAAATCATCTTGTTGTAACTGTATTACTGAAACATTTACAGATATAGTTATATCTTTTAAGTTTTCAATTTGCCATTGTTTTCTCTTTAAACAAGATTCTCTAAGCACCCATTCTCCAATAGAATTTATAAGTCCTGATTTTTCTGCTATAACAATAAATTCTGAAGGAGATACAAACCCAAATTTTTCACTATTCCACCTTAATAAAACCTCAACACCTTTAATTTCTCCTGTGTTTGCATTTACTTGCGGCTGAAAAACAAGTTTTAATTCTTTTCTTTCAATAGCATGTCTAAGTCCTTCTTCAAGTTGAGATCTTCTTATTAAATTACTTGACATTTCTTTGTTATATATTAAATACTTACTTTTTCCTAAGTTTTTAGCACTATACATAGCTGTATCAGCATATTTTAATAATACACTTTGGTCACAACTATCCTTTGGAAAGAAACTTATACCTAAACTCACAGTAGTATAAATATGCTCATTTTTTACAATAAATGATTTACTGAATAATTTTAAAATATTGTCTGCAAGCAACTCTATGTCTTTCTCATTATAGCTTCCACATTGTACTATTATGAATTCATCTCCACCAAGTCTATAGAATCTTTCATCTTCAGTTAATATATTACTTATTCTTTTGTTTACCTTTTTTAATAGTTCATTTCCATAATCATGGCCTAAAGTATCATTTACATTTTTGAAATTATCGATATCTAAAAACATTATGGCACCTATTTTGTTATCTTTTTTAACATTTTGTATTATGCCATATATATCTCTTGAATAGGCTACTCTATTTGGAAGCCCGGTTAAACTATCATTGTATGCTAAATACTCTA
This Clostridium novyi NT DNA region includes the following protein-coding sequences:
- a CDS encoding MATE family efflux transporter translates to MKIGFFDEFVKDKAFYKRLFLITIPIVIQNLIASSLNMLDTLMIGKVGEVELAAVGIANQYYFLYSLIAMGIGAGCGVFIAQLWGKRDKENIKRALGIGLMVGGIISIIFMSVGIIIPEKIMSLFNKDPRVIKIGSEYLVIVAISYFFSSITFNYAAALRSIENTVLPMVASFIGLITNGVLNYIFIFGKLGVTAMGVKGAALATVIARTTECLIILISVYANNKVLNAKIKELISPSKKVIDAIYKVTLPIVLNEACWGLGNVTYAAIYGRIGTGAAASIQICTTVMNLFMIITFGLANASVVVIGNEIGANREDNGKLYARRISKLTFVISIILSVILAIMARPIISIFNISQAVRLSSLYILYIYSAVLIVKVCNNVLIVGILRGGGDATYGSLLQAFTLWFIGIPLAAFAAFILKFPVYLVVLMTVVEEIIKVVILLRRFHSNKWIHNMVKDM
- a CDS encoding YeiH family protein; translation: MNLNLNKILDTIPGLIVCIIIAYIGKYLGLLVPTIGGATLSIFIGMLFGNTLGNKKIYTKGSKFAESNLLSYSIVLLGGTLSAKTILALGVSGVGFIVIQMSLTIIAALLIGKKLGFSDNFRFLMASGNAVCGSSAIASTAPVIKASDDDKVITITIVNLTGTILMILLPIIAKVFFHSEILKTSALIGGTLQSVGQVVASGSMVNENVKDLSTIFKIVRIIFLVFVVLILGNLKKKSLQHSQNSSSKSKIKIPWYVIGFFIMCTLFTLNIISPKLSSTLKSISNSFEIIALAGIGMSVKFKELIAQGIKASIYGLSIALVQILSALPLISILL